A genomic window from Nitrospirota bacterium includes:
- a CDS encoding DUF1460 domain-containing protein: MHKTAAITDIGERIGYISGQFLNIPYKESTLTGSITIPEALVINLEGMDCMTFIEYIEAMRLSGSFKEFTENLKKVRYRDGEVSYKNRRHFFTDWTAYSPRTVKDVTTLIGGIRSRKIIKRLNLNPDGTYLLNGIPPTERELACIPADAVDDKVVEKLRTGDYVGIYSDRGGLDVSHTGIIIKDERKIHLRHASSRKATGQVLDEDLKDYLERKPGLIVLRYL, encoded by the coding sequence TTGCATAAGACCGCTGCAATTACTGACATCGGTGAGCGCATAGGGTACATCTCAGGTCAATTCCTCAATATACCATACAAGGAATCAACCCTGACTGGCAGCATAACCATCCCGGAAGCCCTGGTCATAAACCTTGAAGGGATGGACTGCATGACGTTCATAGAATACATTGAGGCAATGCGTCTTTCCGGCTCATTTAAGGAATTTACAGAGAATCTTAAGAAGGTCAGATACAGGGACGGGGAAGTATCTTATAAAAACAGGAGGCACTTCTTTACTGACTGGACCGCATACAGCCCCCGGACAGTGAAAGATGTAACAACATTAATAGGAGGGATAAGGAGTAGAAAAATCATTAAGCGATTGAATCTGAACCCTGACGGGACATATCTGCTCAACGGCATCCCCCCCACGGAGCGGGAACTCGCCTGCATACCTGCTGATGCAGTAGATGATAAAGTTGTTGAAAAACTAAGAACAGGTGATTACGTGGGAATTTATTCTGACAGGGGGGGGTTGGACGTAAGCCATACCGGAATTATTATAAAAGATGAAAGAAAAATCCATCTTCGCCATGCATCATCACGTAAAGCGACTGGACAGGTGCTGGATGAAGATTTGAAAGATTATTTAGAAAGGAAGCCCGGTCTTATAGTTCTGAGATACCTTTAA
- a CDS encoding carboxypeptidase regulatory-like domain-containing protein produces the protein MKRYCMILAIMIVMICPLTAGASELYGTIWYKGKPLQNAEITIKDNKIKTNSLGYYSIRLDPGTYTLGIKLPDGKVREEKVDIFPQDTEKNLKLE, from the coding sequence ATGAAACGATATTGTATGATATTAGCGATTATGATTGTCATGATCTGTCCTCTTACAGCAGGGGCCTCTGAGCTTTATGGCACGATCTGGTACAAGGGAAAGCCATTACAGAATGCAGAGATTACGATAAAGGACAACAAGATCAAGACGAACAGCCTTGGATATTATTCCATCAGACTCGATCCCGGAACCTATACGCTCGGGATAAAACTCCCTGACGGCAAGGTCAGAGAGGAAAAGGTGGACATCTTCCCGCAGGATACAGAGAAAAACCTGAAGCTGGAGTAA
- a CDS encoding DUF401 family protein, whose translation MYDVLKVLFIFALILILVNRKLNLGLAMIAGSLGLALLYRLSLADMGKVLFTTVTGYTGIQMILALGLIMVMENILRKTETFSEMMGALKHVVRDIRIVLAAPPAIIGMVPSIGGAYFSAPLVEEASSAISISAERKGFINYWFRHIWEYILPTYPGIILASALTGFPLDRLIVYHLPFSIMVILTGTLFCFRGIGLTSNTGLMPKRRDYILKLITSLLPIGAVLLFVGVFRIDIAITMGIVIVSLFIYHRYSPGRIVDTFRESISWNVFLIIAGIIFFKEMLDATGSVNSISLFFKGSGFPLIILFFILPFLVGMLTGLTIAFVGATFPLLITMSGGSPDIGHMAFAFASGFTGVMFSPVHMCFVLTGEYFSADKGTIYRYMIIPSSIIMLTAAVMWVAV comes from the coding sequence ATGTATGACGTTCTAAAGGTACTATTCATATTTGCCTTAATATTGATCCTTGTAAATCGGAAGCTGAATCTAGGCCTGGCCATGATAGCGGGCTCTCTCGGCCTTGCCCTCCTGTACCGGCTGTCGTTAGCAGACATGGGTAAGGTGCTGTTCACAACAGTAACCGGCTACACCGGAATCCAGATGATCCTGGCCCTCGGACTGATCATGGTAATGGAAAACATCCTGAGAAAGACTGAGACATTCAGTGAGATGATGGGGGCACTAAAACATGTCGTACGTGACATCAGGATAGTCCTTGCTGCGCCGCCGGCAATAATAGGGATGGTCCCATCAATAGGAGGTGCATACTTTTCTGCACCATTGGTGGAAGAGGCAAGCAGCGCCATCTCCATCTCAGCTGAGAGAAAGGGGTTTATCAACTACTGGTTCAGGCACATCTGGGAATATATCCTGCCCACCTACCCTGGCATCATCCTGGCCTCTGCACTGACTGGATTTCCACTCGACAGATTGATCGTCTATCATCTGCCGTTCTCAATCATGGTAATCCTGACCGGGACATTATTTTGTTTCAGGGGTATAGGCCTCACCAGCAATACAGGATTGATGCCAAAGCGCAGGGATTATATACTAAAGCTCATCACAAGCCTGCTTCCAATAGGCGCAGTTTTACTCTTTGTCGGTGTATTCCGCATTGATATTGCAATTACCATGGGTATCGTCATAGTATCGCTTTTCATTTACCACCGTTATTCTCCGGGAAGGATAGTTGATACCTTCAGGGAAAGTATATCGTGGAATGTCTTTCTCATCATAGCAGGGATAATTTTCTTCAAAGAGATGCTGGATGCAACCGGTTCAGTTAACAGCATTTCACTTTTTTTCAAGGGCTCAGGCTTCCCACTGATAATACTTTTTTTTATTCTCCCTTTCCTTGTGGGTATGCTCACTGGTCTTACTATCGCATTTGTCGGCGCAACCTTCCCGCTGCTGATTACCATGAGCGGCGGTTCACCTGACATCGGCCATATGGCCTTTGCCTTTGCAAGCGGCTTCACCGGGGTAATGTTCTCCCCTGTTCATATGTGTTTTGTGCTTACAGGTGAATACTTCAGTGCTGACAAGGGGACTATATACAGATATATGATCATACCAAGCAGTATAATCATGTTAACAGCCGCAGTAATGTGGGTTGCTGTATGA
- the der gene encoding ribosome biogenesis GTPase Der, whose translation MKKPVVAIIGRPNVGKSTLFNRILGKRVAIVEDIPGVTRDRNYADSTYCGREFILVDTGGLEPETSDYILSQMRKQAETAVNESDIIIFLMDGIEGLTTADAEIAGMLRKTSKPVFYTVNKTDSKQGMSNLPEFYSIGVEKLYPISAEHGTDVDELLDAILPLLPTEEEVQEGDEYPKIAIVGRPNAGKSTLINRLTGQDRLVTSPVPGTTRDSIDTVVSYYKKQYIFIDTAGIRRQSRIDKGVEYYSVIRALRSIDRCHIAILLLDAMEGVAVQDLKIARYIEDAGKGCIIAINKWDLVEKDEKTMDSYTKNIRSQYPHLSHIPVIFISALTGIRAAKIYPEIHSVMEEYTRQITTGELNRFIGEISARLPLSTYRGKALKIYYATQTGIRPPRFTLFVNYPGAISVNIKRFIENSMRDRWGFGGVPIRIMARGK comes from the coding sequence ATGAAAAAACCTGTTGTCGCCATAATAGGCCGTCCAAATGTAGGAAAATCCACACTGTTTAACCGTATTCTCGGTAAACGGGTCGCCATCGTGGAGGATATCCCCGGTGTAACACGCGACAGAAATTATGCTGATTCAACATATTGCGGCAGGGAGTTTATTTTAGTGGATACCGGAGGCCTCGAACCGGAAACATCAGACTACATACTCTCCCAGATGAGGAAGCAGGCAGAAACCGCTGTAAATGAGTCCGACATCATCATATTTCTCATGGACGGGATAGAGGGGCTTACAACCGCTGATGCTGAGATAGCAGGAATGCTGAGAAAAACCAGCAAGCCTGTTTTCTATACAGTAAACAAAACAGACAGCAAACAGGGGATGTCAAACCTTCCTGAATTCTACTCGATCGGAGTGGAAAAGCTCTATCCGATTTCAGCTGAACATGGCACAGATGTGGACGAACTCCTTGATGCAATTCTTCCGCTTTTGCCCACAGAGGAAGAGGTACAGGAAGGGGATGAATATCCGAAGATTGCCATTGTTGGCAGACCCAATGCAGGAAAATCCACGCTTATAAACAGACTTACCGGGCAGGACAGGCTCGTTACAAGCCCGGTCCCGGGAACTACAAGGGACTCCATAGATACTGTCGTCTCCTATTATAAAAAGCAGTATATCTTCATTGATACAGCAGGTATCAGGAGGCAATCCAGAATAGACAAAGGGGTGGAGTACTACAGTGTTATAAGGGCATTGAGGAGCATAGACAGGTGCCATATCGCAATCCTTCTTCTCGACGCAATGGAGGGGGTTGCAGTACAGGACCTCAAGATAGCCCGATATATCGAAGACGCTGGAAAAGGGTGTATTATTGCAATCAATAAATGGGACCTTGTTGAAAAGGATGAAAAGACCATGGACAGTTACACTAAGAATATAAGGTCGCAATATCCCCATTTATCCCACATCCCGGTAATTTTCATATCCGCACTTACAGGTATACGGGCTGCGAAGATATACCCTGAAATCCATTCTGTAATGGAGGAATACACAAGGCAAATAACAACAGGGGAGTTGAACAGGTTTATCGGAGAAATATCAGCAAGACTCCCGTTGTCTACTTACAGGGGAAAGGCATTAAAGATTTATTATGCCACACAAACAGGCATACGGCCTCCCAGATTCACACTTTTTGTAAATTATCCAGGGGCAATCAGCGTAAATATCAAACGCTTTATAGAAAACAGCATGCGTGACAGGTGGGGGTTTGGCGGA